One window of the Chryseobacterium camelliae genome contains the following:
- a CDS encoding aspartate aminotransferase family protein, whose product MNLFNVYPLFNINPVKALGSFLWDDQGQQYLDFYGGHAVISIGHNHPYYQNALKEQLGKISFYSNSVQNGLQNELAEKLGRISGYGDYGLFLCNSGAEANENALKLASFHNGKSKVLYFSGSFHGRTSAAVSVTDNPKIVAPVNYDERFIRSEWNNIGQLEEIFEKEGTEISSVIIEGIQGVGGVMIPDTAFLTRIKELCEQNDAVLILDEVQSGYGRSGHFFAHQEYGIQPDLITTAKGMGNGFPIGGVLIHPKFRATNGLLGTTFGGNHLACAAAIAVLDVMEDESLMENARIMGNYIEEEISMLPHIRSIRRKGLMIGIELDRDCAEVRSRLLYDHHIFTGNSNDKAVLRILPALNIKKEETDLFIGALKTVLEGLATEATKALTH is encoded by the coding sequence ATGAATTTATTCAACGTATATCCATTATTCAACATCAATCCTGTAAAAGCCCTGGGATCATTCCTCTGGGATGATCAAGGACAACAGTACCTTGATTTTTACGGAGGGCATGCTGTGATCTCCATCGGGCATAACCATCCGTATTATCAGAATGCACTAAAAGAACAATTGGGTAAAATTTCCTTTTACTCCAATTCGGTACAGAACGGACTCCAGAATGAACTGGCTGAAAAACTGGGCCGGATATCAGGTTATGGGGACTACGGCCTCTTTCTCTGCAATTCCGGTGCGGAAGCCAATGAAAATGCACTAAAGCTTGCTTCATTTCACAATGGCAAAAGCAAAGTCCTGTATTTTTCAGGCTCTTTTCATGGAAGGACTTCAGCGGCGGTTTCCGTTACGGATAATCCTAAAATTGTTGCCCCGGTTAACTATGACGAAAGGTTTATCAGGTCTGAATGGAATAATATCGGGCAACTTGAAGAGATTTTTGAAAAAGAAGGCACTGAAATTTCATCCGTGATCATTGAAGGAATTCAGGGGGTAGGCGGAGTGATGATTCCTGATACCGCATTTTTAACCCGGATCAAAGAATTATGTGAACAAAATGATGCCGTATTGATTCTGGATGAAGTACAGTCGGGCTATGGAAGGAGCGGGCATTTCTTCGCCCATCAGGAATACGGGATTCAGCCGGATCTGATCACAACAGCAAAAGGAATGGGCAACGGTTTCCCGATCGGCGGTGTTCTGATCCACCCGAAATTCCGGGCTACCAATGGATTGCTGGGGACTACTTTCGGAGGAAACCACCTGGCCTGTGCGGCTGCCATTGCCGTCCTGGATGTGATGGAAGATGAAAGCCTGATGGAAAACGCACGCATTATGGGTAATTATATCGAAGAGGAAATCAGCATGTTACCGCATATCCGTTCCATCAGGCGCAAAGGTCTTATGATCGGAATTGAACTCGACAGGGATTGCGCGGAAGTGAGGAGCAGGCTTTTGTATGACCATCATATTTTCACAGGAAACTCCAATGATAAGGCAGTCTTAAGGATCCTTCCGGCACTCAATATCAAAAAGGAAGAAACGGATTTGTTTATCGGTGCTTTAAAAACCGTTTTGGAAGGTTTAGCCACAGAAGCCACAAAAGCATTGACGCATTAA
- a CDS encoding Lrp/AsnC family transcriptional regulator — MDLKDKMILSIIQNDSTLSVKEISEKIGLTFTPTYERIKQLEKQGIIEKYVGLLNREKLGLNIVVYCNVRLKEQSKKVLETFEKNIGKYDEVQEIISLSGEYDYMLKIIAKDINSYNDFAVNVISNIPNIGQYHSSIVLHEVKKSTRFKIDLE, encoded by the coding sequence ATGGACTTAAAAGACAAAATGATTCTTAGTATCATCCAGAATGATTCTACCCTATCTGTTAAAGAGATTTCGGAAAAAATAGGCCTTACTTTCACCCCTACCTACGAGCGCATCAAGCAGCTTGAAAAACAGGGCATCATAGAAAAATATGTCGGGCTCCTGAACCGCGAAAAACTGGGACTGAATATCGTTGTCTACTGTAATGTCCGCCTGAAAGAGCAGTCGAAGAAAGTCCTGGAAACCTTTGAAAAAAACATCGGCAAATACGACGAGGTACAGGAAATCATCAGTCTTTCCGGTGAATATGATTATATGCTGAAGATTATTGCCAAAGACATTAATTCCTATAATGACTTTGCCGTAAACGTTATTTCCAACATCCCGAATATAGGTCAGTACCACAGCTCTATCGTATTGCACGAGGTGAAAAAATCGACGCGATTTAAGATTGACCTGGAATAA
- a CDS encoding aspartate carbamoyltransferase catalytic subunit, with protein MFTITELSTERINRIVKEALAFAEGKTARIEGEVFCSNLFFEDSTRTKTSFDIAERKLGLQVVPFDASNSSVNKGESLYDTVKTLESLGVNLVVIRDKKDRYFDELKNIRIPVINGGDGTGNHPSQCMLDLMTIYQEFGKFEGLKVGIVGDVKHSRVANSNAEALRRLGAKVYFSGPEQWFDEGALINGTYLSVDEMIHEVDVLMLLRIQHERHDAKMSFSAAEYHRKYGLTKEREKTMKKEAIIMHPAPINRGVEIDSDLVECERSRVFRQMQNGVFARMAILKEALEKEGHTFK; from the coding sequence ATGTTTACGATTACAGAACTAAGTACAGAGAGGATCAACCGTATAGTGAAAGAAGCATTGGCATTTGCAGAAGGGAAGACTGCCAGAATTGAAGGCGAGGTTTTCTGTTCCAACCTATTCTTTGAAGACAGCACCAGGACCAAGACCAGCTTTGATATTGCCGAAAGGAAATTAGGCTTGCAGGTGGTTCCGTTTGATGCTTCCAACAGTTCGGTAAACAAAGGAGAAAGCTTATACGATACGGTAAAAACGCTTGAAAGCCTTGGGGTCAACCTGGTTGTGATCAGAGATAAAAAAGACCGGTACTTTGATGAGCTGAAAAACATCAGGATTCCTGTAATCAACGGAGGAGACGGAACCGGGAACCACCCGTCGCAGTGTATGCTTGACCTGATGACCATTTACCAGGAATTCGGGAAGTTCGAAGGCCTTAAAGTAGGCATCGTAGGCGATGTAAAACACAGCAGGGTAGCCAATTCCAATGCAGAAGCCCTGAGAAGGCTGGGTGCAAAAGTTTACTTTTCAGGTCCTGAGCAATGGTTCGATGAAGGAGCACTGATCAACGGAACCTATCTAAGCGTTGATGAAATGATCCATGAAGTGGATGTGCTGATGCTGCTGAGGATACAGCACGAAAGGCACGATGCTAAAATGAGTTTCTCCGCTGCCGAATACCACAGAAAATACGGATTGACGAAAGAAAGAGAGAAAACAATGAAGAAGGAAGCGATCATCATGCATCCGGCACCGATCAACAGGGGAGTGGAAATTGATTCCGACCTGGTGGAATGCGAACGCTCAAGAGTCTTCAGGCAAATGCAGAACGGCGTCTTCGCAAGAATGGCGATTTTAAAAGAGGCACTGGAGAAAGAGGGACATACATTTAAATAA
- a CDS encoding M20 family metallo-hydrolase: MQELKSVYSKEELLNNAVELLKKLIEIPSFSKDEFNTSVEIEGFFARHHIPTKRFKNNIWAVNKNFDVFKPSILLNTHHDTVKPNKAYTMDPFVPVEKDGKLFGLGSNDAGASLVSMAQVFLHFYEQENLAYNLVIALTAEEEISGFDGIEALYPQLPNVELAIVGEPTQMNLAIAEKGLLVIDGEMKGTASHAAHPNPDNSIVKCMKDLQQILDFRFPKVSEYLGEVKITLSGIHAGVQHNVVPESCSFTLDVRVTDEYSNREAFEIIQSRMESALTARSFRLNSSKISMDHPFVQAGLEIGRTTYGSPTSSDQAIIPCTSVKLGPGDSTRSHTADEFVFIDEIAEGIDIYIRILEKVLYSTEQKLPEPQTGI, encoded by the coding sequence ATGCAGGAACTGAAATCTGTTTATAGTAAAGAAGAATTGCTGAATAACGCTGTTGAATTATTGAAAAAACTGATCGAGATCCCATCCTTCAGTAAAGATGAATTCAACACCTCTGTAGAGATTGAAGGTTTTTTTGCAAGGCACCATATCCCCACCAAACGTTTTAAAAACAATATCTGGGCCGTCAACAAAAATTTTGATGTTTTCAAACCCTCTATACTGCTGAATACCCATCATGATACGGTAAAGCCTAACAAGGCGTATACGATGGATCCTTTTGTACCGGTAGAGAAAGACGGTAAACTGTTCGGGCTCGGAAGCAATGATGCCGGAGCTTCCCTGGTTTCTATGGCGCAGGTTTTCCTGCATTTTTATGAGCAGGAAAACCTTGCATACAATCTGGTCATTGCCCTTACCGCTGAAGAAGAGATTTCAGGTTTTGACGGAATAGAAGCGCTGTATCCGCAACTCCCGAATGTTGAGCTGGCCATTGTAGGAGAGCCAACACAGATGAACCTTGCGATTGCTGAAAAAGGACTCCTGGTGATTGACGGTGAAATGAAAGGAACGGCTTCTCACGCTGCGCATCCCAATCCGGATAACTCAATCGTAAAATGCATGAAAGATCTTCAGCAGATCCTGGATTTCAGGTTTCCGAAGGTGTCTGAATATCTGGGAGAAGTGAAAATCACCCTGTCCGGAATTCATGCCGGGGTGCAGCACAATGTGGTTCCGGAATCCTGTTCGTTTACGCTTGATGTAAGGGTGACGGACGAATATTCCAACCGGGAAGCATTCGAGATCATCCAGTCACGGATGGAATCGGCTTTAACGGCCCGGTCTTTCAGGCTTAATTCGTCAAAGATCTCCATGGACCATCCTTTTGTGCAGGCAGGACTGGAAATCGGGAGGACTACTTATGGTTCGCCTACATCATCCGACCAGGCGATCATTCCCTGTACCTCGGTGAAGCTAGGGCCCGGAGACAGCACCCGATCCCATACTGCGGATGAATTTGTTTTCATCGATGAAATTGCAGAAGGGATCGATATTTACATCAGGATTTTGGAAAAGGTTTTGTACAGCACAGAGCAAAAACTACCAGAGCCGCAAACCGGTATCTGA
- the argB gene encoding acetylglutamate kinase, translating to MKEKLYIIKIGGALIDDEELLEQFLEQFSGIEEKKILVHGGGKLANTLAEKLGIEQKMVNGRRITDKDTLDIVAMVYAGSINKNIVAKLQQKKCKAIGFSGADANLIKAKKRAHAEIDYGFVGDITEKSVNRKIISKLLKLELVPVFSAITHDKKGHLFNTNADTIASVLAQALSVKYDVELLYCFDKEGVLEDVNNPESVIKNISEEEFSALKNEGKLHKGILPKLENALGAVKNNVTKVFLIKETELKNHIETHHAGTEICL from the coding sequence ATGAAAGAAAAATTATACATTATCAAAATAGGCGGCGCGCTCATTGACGATGAAGAGCTGCTGGAACAATTCCTTGAGCAGTTTTCCGGAATCGAGGAAAAAAAAATCCTGGTTCACGGAGGCGGAAAGCTGGCCAATACATTAGCGGAAAAGCTGGGTATAGAACAGAAAATGGTCAATGGCAGGAGGATTACCGATAAAGATACGCTGGATATTGTTGCTATGGTGTATGCAGGAAGCATCAATAAAAATATTGTCGCGAAGCTTCAGCAAAAAAAATGCAAGGCAATAGGTTTTTCAGGGGCGGATGCAAATCTGATTAAAGCCAAAAAAAGAGCGCACGCAGAAATTGATTACGGATTTGTGGGCGATATTACCGAAAAAAGCGTCAACAGGAAAATAATCTCAAAATTGCTTAAGCTTGAGCTGGTTCCGGTATTTTCGGCTATCACCCATGATAAAAAAGGCCATCTTTTCAATACCAATGCGGATACTATTGCCTCAGTGCTTGCCCAGGCCTTGTCCGTGAAATATGATGTGGAGCTGTTGTACTGCTTTGATAAGGAGGGCGTTTTGGAAGATGTCAATAATCCTGAGTCCGTTATAAAGAATATATCTGAAGAGGAATTTTCCGCACTTAAAAATGAAGGGAAGCTGCATAAAGGAATTCTGCCTAAGCTGGAAAATGCCCTTGGAGCAGTGAAGAATAATGTGACGAAAGTATTCCTGATTAAAGAAACCGAACTTAAAAACCATATAGAAACCCATCATGCAGGAACTGAAATCTGTTTATAG
- the argH gene encoding argininosuccinate lyase encodes MKKIWQKDDAATNKLVSTFTVGKDLEFDERLAKYDVKGSMAHCTMLAEVGIISQEESQQMLAVLEEVLRDIESGTFEIDPRAEDIHSQIESVLIERLGDTGKKIHTARSRNDQVLLDIKLYVLDEIREIAALTDEFFQLLIRLAEQHKNVLLPGYTHLQIAMPSSFGLWFGAYAEALLDDAELLFSVKNIISKNPLGSAAGYGSSFPIDRESTTYHLGFQSMNYNSVYAQMTRGKTEKLLAMAMAAIAGTLGKFAYDVCLYLSQNFDFISFPKEFTTGSSIMPHKKNPDIFELVRARCNRIQSLPNEFILLTNNLPSGYHRDMQLTKEILFPAIDSLKECLEILNYTLPNIQVKDGILEDEKYKYLFSVEKINEEVKNGSSFRDAYVKVGQEIENNAFDFEARELHHTHQGSIGNLCLDKIEYQFNKVKNKLLG; translated from the coding sequence ATGAAAAAAATATGGCAGAAAGACGATGCGGCCACCAATAAGCTCGTCAGTACATTTACAGTAGGCAAAGACCTTGAATTTGATGAGCGGCTGGCTAAATATGATGTTAAAGGTTCTATGGCCCACTGCACCATGCTGGCTGAAGTCGGCATCATTTCTCAGGAAGAATCCCAGCAGATGCTTGCCGTGCTGGAAGAGGTTTTACGGGATATCGAATCCGGTACATTTGAGATAGATCCCCGTGCAGAAGACATCCACTCTCAGATTGAATCTGTTTTGATTGAAAGATTAGGTGATACAGGAAAAAAAATCCATACGGCAAGATCACGGAATGACCAGGTTTTGCTGGATATAAAGCTCTATGTACTGGATGAAATCCGCGAGATTGCGGCGTTGACCGATGAGTTTTTTCAGTTGCTGATTAGGCTGGCGGAACAGCATAAAAATGTGTTGCTACCGGGGTATACCCACCTGCAGATCGCGATGCCTTCCTCTTTCGGGCTTTGGTTCGGGGCGTATGCTGAGGCTCTGCTGGATGATGCTGAACTGCTGTTTTCGGTAAAAAATATCATCAGCAAAAATCCTTTGGGATCCGCAGCAGGGTACGGTTCCTCATTCCCGATTGACCGGGAGAGTACAACCTATCATCTGGGGTTTCAGTCCATGAATTATAATTCTGTCTACGCTCAGATGACCCGAGGTAAAACTGAGAAATTACTGGCTATGGCTATGGCTGCAATAGCAGGGACGCTGGGGAAATTTGCCTACGACGTATGTTTATATTTAAGCCAGAATTTTGATTTCATCAGTTTTCCGAAAGAGTTCACCACCGGAAGCAGTATTATGCCGCATAAGAAAAACCCGGACATCTTTGAACTTGTCCGCGCACGGTGCAACAGGATCCAGTCCCTCCCGAATGAGTTCATCCTGCTGACGAATAACCTACCTTCAGGATACCATCGAGATATGCAGCTGACCAAAGAGATCCTTTTCCCGGCCATTGACTCCTTGAAAGAATGTCTGGAAATCCTCAATTATACATTGCCGAATATCCAGGTGAAAGACGGGATCCTGGAGGATGAAAAGTACAAATACCTGTTCAGTGTGGAAAAGATCAATGAAGAGGTGAAGAACGGAAGTTCGTTCCGGGATGCCTATGTTAAGGTCGGACAGGAAATTGAAAATAATGCATTTGATTTTGAGGCACGGGAACTGCACCATACCCATCAGGGAAGCATAGGGAACCTGTGCCTGGATAAAATTGAATACCAGTTTAATAAAGTGAAGAATAAATTGCTGGGATGA
- a CDS encoding N-acetylornithine carbamoyltransferase has protein sequence MKKFTAVSDVDNLQEIIQKALQIKENPLSETEKGKGKTIGLVFLNSSLRTRLSSQIAAQNLGLNVLTLNAAQEAWNLEFADGAVMNGDTVEHIKDAIEVLNQYCDIIAVRCFAGMKSKEDDVHESILSQFEKHAKVPVISLESATRHPLQSLADCITITENWTENRKPKVVLTWAPHIKPIAQAVGNSFAEWMQEMDVDFVIANPQGYDLDKNFTKDVKVINNQEEALKDADFVYVKNWSSFDDYAAMPEVKENWMLTNQKLSVTHNAKVMHCLPVRRNVELSDEVMDGENSIIYQQAKNRIFSAQAVFSEILEGLDSK, from the coding sequence ATGAAAAAATTCACGGCTGTAAGTGATGTTGACAACTTACAGGAAATTATACAAAAAGCGTTACAGATCAAAGAAAATCCCCTTTCGGAAACAGAAAAGGGAAAAGGCAAAACCATCGGGCTGGTATTTCTGAATTCCAGTTTAAGGACCCGCCTCAGCAGCCAGATTGCAGCGCAGAACCTGGGCCTGAATGTGCTGACTCTGAATGCCGCGCAGGAAGCCTGGAACCTGGAGTTTGCCGATGGAGCTGTTATGAACGGAGATACGGTGGAACACATCAAAGATGCCATTGAAGTACTGAACCAGTACTGCGATATCATTGCCGTACGTTGTTTTGCCGGAATGAAAAGCAAGGAAGATGATGTTCATGAAAGTATTTTAAGCCAGTTTGAAAAACATGCTAAAGTTCCGGTCATTTCCCTGGAATCTGCCACAAGACATCCTTTACAGAGCCTGGCAGACTGCATCACGATTACAGAAAATTGGACAGAGAACCGAAAGCCGAAAGTCGTCCTTACCTGGGCGCCGCATATCAAACCTATTGCTCAGGCGGTCGGAAATTCATTTGCAGAATGGATGCAGGAAATGGATGTGGATTTTGTCATCGCCAATCCGCAGGGCTATGATCTGGATAAGAATTTTACCAAAGACGTGAAAGTAATCAACAATCAGGAAGAAGCATTGAAAGATGCGGATTTTGTCTATGTGAAAAACTGGTCGTCATTTGATGATTATGCAGCCATGCCTGAAGTAAAGGAGAACTGGATGCTGACCAATCAAAAGCTATCCGTTACCCATAATGCGAAGGTGATGCACTGCCTTCCGGTCCGCCGGAATGTGGAATTGAGCGATGAGGTGATGGACGGAGAGAATTCCATCATTTACCAGCAGGCCAAAAACCGGATATTTTCAGCACAGGCTGTGTTTTCCGAAATTTTGGAAGGACTGGATTCCAAGTAG
- a CDS encoding carbamoyl phosphate synthase small subunit: MKKKLILESGEVFHGKGFGAELETAGEVVFNTGMTGYQELISDPSYCGQIVCMTYPLIGNYGINRDDYESIEPAIKGLIVKELCDFPSNFRTQITLDELFKKKNLSGISGIDTRRLTRVLRNHGVVKGKIVNADADEHAVVSELASTTFPTNQVEMVSTKTSYANPGRGLKVVLVDFGSKLGIIRELSQRNCDITVVSQDVTAEEILLMDPDGVMLSNGPGDPEDNQHALEMIRGLLGKVPIFGICLGHQLIGLACGAKTFKLKFGHRGGNHPVLDLEKNKVAITSQNHGYAVDQESLTGTDLIETHIALNDRTNEGLKHKIHPCFSVQYHPEASPGPEDANYLFDDFIQMMEDFKK, encoded by the coding sequence ATGAAGAAAAAATTAATACTGGAGTCCGGTGAAGTGTTTCATGGAAAAGGTTTCGGAGCAGAGTTGGAAACGGCAGGAGAAGTGGTTTTCAATACCGGAATGACAGGGTATCAGGAACTTATTTCCGACCCTTCCTACTGCGGACAGATCGTCTGCATGACGTATCCGCTTATCGGTAATTATGGTATTAACCGTGACGATTATGAGAGTATTGAGCCGGCTATCAAAGGGCTGATCGTAAAAGAACTCTGCGATTTCCCATCCAATTTCCGTACTCAGATTACACTGGATGAACTGTTTAAAAAGAAGAACCTTTCCGGAATTTCCGGCATCGACACCAGAAGGCTGACAAGAGTACTCCGTAACCACGGAGTGGTAAAAGGTAAGATCGTGAATGCCGATGCAGATGAACATGCAGTCGTTTCAGAACTGGCATCAACCACATTCCCTACCAACCAGGTGGAAATGGTGTCTACCAAAACGTCTTACGCCAATCCGGGAAGAGGTTTAAAAGTGGTATTGGTGGATTTCGGTTCCAAATTGGGGATCATCCGCGAACTCTCCCAGAGAAATTGCGACATCACCGTGGTCTCCCAGGATGTGACGGCAGAAGAAATCTTATTGATGGATCCGGATGGAGTCATGTTGTCCAACGGTCCCGGCGATCCTGAAGACAACCAGCATGCCCTGGAAATGATCCGCGGACTTTTAGGTAAAGTTCCGATCTTCGGAATCTGCTTAGGTCACCAGCTGATCGGTTTGGCCTGCGGTGCAAAAACATTCAAGCTGAAATTCGGACACAGAGGAGGAAACCATCCTGTTTTGGATTTGGAGAAAAACAAAGTGGCGATCACTTCCCAGAACCACGGATATGCGGTAGATCAGGAAAGTTTAACAGGAACAGATTTAATTGAAACACACATCGCGCTGAACGACAGAACCAACGAAGGATTAAAACACAAAATCCACCCTTGCTTCTCCGTACAGTACCACCCGGAAGCAAGCCCGGGCCCGGAGGATGCGAATTATCTGTTTGATGATTTTATTCAGATGATGGAGGATTTTAAGAAGTAA
- a CDS encoding four helix bundle protein, whose amino-acid sequence MHHFEKLLFWQKSMVLAKNIYLACQRIHNDEKFGLISQIKRSVVSIPSNIAEGSGRNSDKEFNHFLAIALGSAFELQTQLILTKELNLLPEDEVNALLGDVAEVQRMIYSFKNNLK is encoded by the coding sequence ATGCATCATTTTGAAAAATTATTGTTTTGGCAGAAATCTATGGTATTAGCGAAAAATATTTATTTAGCCTGCCAAAGAATTCATAATGATGAAAAATTTGGATTGATTTCTCAAATTAAAAGGTCTGTTGTATCTATTCCATCGAATATTGCTGAAGGTTCAGGCAGAAATAGTGATAAAGAATTTAATCATTTTCTGGCAATTGCTTTAGGATCTGCATTTGAATTGCAGACACAGTTGATACTGACTAAAGAGTTAAATCTTTTACCTGAAGACGAAGTCAATGCTTTATTAGGTGATGTTGCTGAAGTTCAACGAATGATTTATTCATTTAAAAATAATTTAAAATAA